A stretch of DNA from Lotus japonicus ecotype B-129 chromosome 4, LjGifu_v1.2:
AAATCTTTGGGGAGGGAGATGAGGTGCACGGTGGAGCGTTTGTGGAACTGAAGGAGGTCAGGGTCGTCGTAGTAGCGCTCCCACCCGAGTGAGTAAAGCTTGCGCTCGAGAACGGCATAGGAAGTGATGGCTTCATCGGTTGGTGTGTGAATCAGCACCTTATTATTGCGCCTTACACTTGAACCTTGCCTGCTTCCTTCTACCACTTCACCTCCAGGGTTCTCTACCAGCCTCACCACCCCGTTCTTGAAAACCCAAACCCCTGACATTAATTCTTATTcacaagaagaacaagaagtAGCTAGAAgtgagtttgtttgtttgtgtgtgttttggAGGGGGTATGTGACCTTGCTCCTTTATATAAATGAAATGATGAAGGTATGGGGAGGAGTATGGAATGTAATTAATTAGTTTCAcaattgaattattttatttataaattggaTTTTGATGTGTTCACACCATATTTTCTCTACCATCTTATTTTCACAATTTATCTTCTCATCACTCGTTTTTTCATATCATACACATCACATCACTTATAATATATCTCATTTATCTCTATTTTATTCATATATAACTCTATTGGTGTGAGTAGAatttgtgctgagttatttttattctttaataGACACTCATACTAACAGCAAAGAAGATATGTAGATCATGGCTGACCATTGACCATTATTAATTGCTATAGTATCAACCACATCAAATACTCActtttacaattaatttttattcCATTAATTATTCACTTTGTGGTGGTCAAAAAACACCTTAAATATGTGTGTATGATGGGGTCGGAATTGTAAGTATAAGTTTTAACGAGGCCTGTTTTGTTAAGTTTATTTTCAAGGGTGTATTAGGTGAGGTAGCTTCGGTATTGGTAGGATTTTTACTTTCGCTCTTGTTCattagttttcttttcttctctcttcttcttatCATCTCTTGTATTatgttgaagtaccccttgtacttctatttaatatatttctaattgcctataaaaaaagtaGCAGTCTACCTATTAGGGTAGCACCCAATGGACATCACTTTCTGCAACATTCAAGAAATGCCATCAAATTATGGTTGTTTTTTACCATATGTGAagtgaaaaaggaaaagaaaagaaaacttgCGGTTTGAAACCATTACAAGTTGTATGTATGAATGTATTAAAATCATAAGTTAAAATTAGGATTTTAATTTGCAATAGGGAGTGCTAGATTGTTGCCAGGGTTGGGACCTAATTAAGCTAGTCATATATATAATGAATAAAGGGTTAAAACTTAAATATGTATCTTTAACATATAAGTGAACTGAATTTGgttcttttgaaaaaaatataactttAAACTTCAAAATGAAATTAGTCATCAGTCCATTTTAGTTTAACCATCACtaaaattaagaataaaaaatttGTAGCGGTTAAAAATTGTCGCTAATAAACAAAAACTGCCACAAAAAGTACGacaataattaatttcacttaTTTCATTAATGCTTGTAATTAAAAGTTATACCTTATTTTTAGAGGAATTGAACCAGATTTATTTCACATGAATTTTACATGGAAtcaaaacatatttaaaccaTGAATAAATCATTTGCGGAATCATGATTCATCACTTTTCTATTGGCGTAACCCAAACTACATATTGAAATTAGTATTTGAAACCCCACACTTAGAGAATCATTGTTTTGTTTTGCAGAGAATGGTGTTCTACTAGAAGCACACTCGaaaaatatatcaatatatacGTACGTACTAGTGAAACCCATGTATAAACTGAGGTCAGAATTAATCAATTATGATGAAAAACTTATAGGAGTAATTCAATTCTGAATAGGATATGATTAATCCTGATAAAGAGaagttgtttaaaaaaaattgtccaCCTCAGACAATTTTGATTCCCAATGTATCCAAAACAAAAAGTTTCAAATTGATGATTAATCTTGATAAGGTACCTCAGCTTTATCCATTATATCTTTCAGAATTTTGCCTTTTTATTTCTTCCAATTTTTGGTTGCATAATACAAAGTTATTCGGAGAGCATCTTCTAATCAGTCTCAAAACGACCAATGTTCAAAACAAGTTACTTCTTTAATCTCGAATCACATTATGAAGAATCATAAGGGGCATGGCTCCTCCACTATAGATGGAAAGTAATTAGCTTCCTCCACCATACGAAATCTACTTGATTAATGTTCCAATATAAAAGCCAAAACAGATGCACTGAACAAAGTTATACTTGCTTGCTCGTTAAAAGTACTTCAGAGATGTGTAAGTGTATgtgtttttgtttctcttgatgCACCTTCCAAGGCAGTATGAATGTATTTTGGTTAAGTTTTATTTCTTGTGTCATTGAAGTGAGTGTGTTTTAGATAATTTAAACGTAAATCCAAACACACGTATATCTTTCCAAGTTAGCCTAACATTCTTTTAAAGAAAGACTATGATCCATCTAGTCACCACTAGGGAGTTATGAGATCATACATATTCGTTGTTAATTATTGACCATATTCAACCTAAATCCGCAATGTGATTTTTATGCCTGACCATTCCCTTAATAATCATATAATGCCATCTTGAGAAAAGCTAAAGATCATTTCTTTTGTcataaataataaatgaaatgaGGTTGTGTCAACTGCAGGTAATTTAACTTCATCTTGGACTTACCAATTAAATACTTAAGATGAGTGAATTAAAAGATTTACCCGCATAAATTAATAAAGAGTCAAGTTAAATACTGTTCAGACCTTGTGACGTGCTTTGAATCTAGCACCTTTTATGGAAATATCACTCATGCGAGCAAGCCTCATACTTTAGGTCAATCGTATGAGCAATCTCAATTTATCAAGTCGATAGTCTTGTACTCCGGCAAAATCAGCTTATACAATAAGGCCTTCAACCCAAGTCTAAACAAGTATGATTAATTAATTCATAAAACTCAATAAAAGCATTCAATAGATCATTAATAAGTTAAGGGGGTTATTTGGGAAGAGAGATTTTCAAGAGAAATGTAAGGtgcttatttttcatttttagatTAAAAACATGTCTCATATTTGTTTATAATAAATAAGTTATTGATATATTATGTTTATGcaaaattataattttgtaGCATTTATTTTTAACAATTACTGAATTGGAtactatttatataataataaagGGTTTTAGTCTCCGTAGAATAGGGGTAGATTGTATTTGGTCCCTCCAAAAAAATTCATAGTATTTAATCTACAACATTAATGAAATAGGTGTTTTTAGTCCATGTGTTGCATTTTGTGGCAGATTTAACCGTCCCTAATCCAATTTATGATGGTTAAAAACAATCACTAATGCACAAAAATCGTCACAAAATGTATTTTATTAACATCAAtaactaaaaattatgaaactttcGTGGAAGGATCAAATCTAATTCACCCATATTTtgctgagaaaaaaaaatcagatttaacccaaaaataaaaataagcaCTAGCAGCATATATGCTAACGTACCAAAAAAACACATAGGCTAATGTCTAAACGCCATTTTCTTATGATTATGTTTTGCACATAGCCTTAAAAGGAAAATAATGCTCCAACTTTGAATAACTTTTTTTCCAAATGGTCATCTATATCTTAATCCAAGTTTGGGAATCTTAAACGTTAATGGGTGATGGCCCGCCTTGGTATATGAATTTATTCTCCATTTTTTAAATAACTAAAGTATCTCATAGTCCATGTCCGGTAGCTGTGAGGTTAACTCATCATCTCACAATCAAACATTAAGACTAGATGATTGATTCATGAGttttttccattttatttaTAAGAATTAAGAATCGAACATTTAACCACTTATATTTAAAGGATAAAGTGCTAAATCATTAACATCAACCAATTTGAATTTATTCTCCATCTATTAGCTAGGATATAGTTAAGAAAACGAAAGAAAATCTGATTGGTTTTTGTTGCATAAAAAGAATGCATGTATTTCAGAAACCAACGGGAATTTTGCAACAATCGGAAAGAAAAGGAAGGatgaggaattttttttttttttttgaaataaggaTGAGGAATTTTGTGACTAAAGCCACGGAGAATGGTTTATTTGCTTATTTATTGTTAGGTTTATGCCTAACTTTGATTATAaagaagagattaatttctatgcaccgacggtgtaaataagttttacaccatcattcaatcacatccctccattttgttagcttacaattaattttgaatttaagaatatctaaaaatagaaaatggaaggttgtgattgaatgatggtgtaaaactttttacaccgtcggtgcatagaaattaatctctataAATAATGGGAATGAAGAATTACATTGATTTTGAGAATAAAGTATGATACAACACAGGGAATGTTGGATCAATTCTCCCTTATGGCCATTTGAAAAGAACTTTAATTTCTTGTCATATTTcattttcaagagaaaaaagaacaaaaaatgaTTTTTGGTTGAAGTATAAGAAACAAGTGGTAAATTCAAATATCAActcttgtgaatgaaaaaaataaaaaaacttgttgATAAGTTTTATAGTGTTTAATGCATTACTCGTAGATGACAAtaccttgattttttttaaatgtatagcttgatgaaaacaaataaaaaatcaaagtaGACAAGAATGtggaataaataaatatatatatatatatataaataattagtgtcactttttttaagaaattaacGTCAACCTAAccggttaaaaaaaaaaagtcaaccTAACCGACATAAATATGAATAGATTGGTACATTAAACGGGCCTATCCGAAGCGAACACTATATTTTTTCGAGactttcaaagaaaatggagTGGACAATGTTTTTGTTAAAGAAGGACAATTGCATATATTATGGCCCATCAAATAATTGACTTCGGGCTTATTGGGCTCTATGAGGATTATTGAGTTTTATGACTTTCTTAAGAAAAAAGCTTATTTTTATGACAGAATGAAAGCCTGGTCTTTATCCCAAAAAGAGGGACCCTAATTGGATCATAGTCCGACTTCTAGTTTCATCATTGTTTGGAAGAGTTAATttgaattaattataaaatataaacaatTATACAACTGTTTTGTAGAGCTTATGACATACTCATAGTGTGTGTTGAACGTATTTTTATAAATTGTTTGAATAAGCTTATGTATATAAATAAAGCTAGTTATTGTCCCTCTTCAATTCAAACTATAGTTGGCATGGCCATAGCTTGCTCCTTACAAACATGATCAAGAGCGTCGTTATATTATTATTTGGATAAGACGAAAATGATGTTGGATAATGATGATATTTAAGGCATTTCCTTTTTTTACTCAATCATACTTTAGAATAAATTTTTGTTTGACATTTCCTTCTTTATTTCAATTAGAATTATATATGAATAATAATGGCTACTAAATGGTATGTTCGGGTTGAAAATTGCTTTTAGAGATATTCAATCACAATAATAGTTTTAAATGACacttttgatttgatttttaccTTTGGAAAACCATCTCTATTGCATTGGACATTGGTTGATGGCTGGATATTGATTTTGATTGTCATATATGTTCATCGTACTTGTATAATACATGAAATAATGGTTAACAAAGACATATCTATTTAATGAGTTATTATGATATTCGAGTCTCAATAAGATTAATTTTGGAGCATCTAAAAAAAATCTTGGGGATCTTTGATTTTCTATATGTGTGAAATACATATGGACAAACACATATTTAGAGAGCTACGAAGTTGGTTGCGCCTTGACGGTGCACGAAGGTTACATAGAATGAAATTATACTTGGATAGATCTCACCCATATGAATAATGAAGCTTTTATATAAAAACTCACTGATAAAAGCTCATTAACCTTTGAGGTCTCATTTAGATTTATGATTGTTAAAGAGAGAAAGGTTTATGGGAGGAGGCAAGTCAAGCAACAAAGTTAATAGTGGAGGTAATGTGAAGTTGTGAGCTGTTGAGAGAGTTTTAAGGGAAGAAATGTCAATTGGTCAATTTTGGTTCGGACTAAATTATCTGTTTTATTAAGTGAAAAATATCAAATCACCGAACCCTACTACCACCAATTAATAGCTACGAGTTGTTGTTAGATTTGGTTTCCTTAGCTTGACAGATTGGGTTTTGATTGATAGTGGTTTTTTGAACAGCTCTATACATATCAATAAAATCCCCATGGAGAAAGTGCCATAGAGATTAAATTTGTGAAACACTCTAATTTACAGAACAAaatcaataataataacaataagcTCCTAATCATACTCCACAAAATTATCATAAACAGAAAAGTAAATTCCACGTTTTACACAAAACAGAAGAACAAACTATCCTATCTATCATAGAAAcctaaaaacaaaacagaaaaatgaaactTAAAAATCAAAAACCGCCACCAGCATCACCGAAACCACCGTCGTAGCCGGCACCACAACCGCCAGCATCAGACATCATCCCCCCAATCAGCATCCCACCGATAGCTCCACCAAGCAATCCGGCTCCCAATCCCATTCTCATTCCAAACTTGTTCCCAATCGCCGGTTTCTGAACCGGCGGCGGCTGACCGTACTCGTACCCACCTTGACCCGGGTACCCATCATACACCGGCGCCGACGGCTGGTAAGTGTATCCGCCGCTATATAGCGGCGCTGATGGAGGATAACCACCAGGGTACGGCGCAGAACCGGACGACCCCGCCACCGGAGGAGGATAAGCCATGACCGGCTCCGGCACATGATTCGCCGGAGTAGCGAATTTCCCGCCAAATTTGTAGGAGAAATTAAACGCTCCTTTGGGTTTCCCTGACGGTCGTCTGACCTGGTAACTAACATGCTGGAAGGACTTCCCGTCGCCGGGCTGGTCGATCAGCTCCCTGACGGGAACAATGAGGTCACCGATTTCCTTGTCGGCGGCGAGGGTGCGCTGGCAGAGGAGCTTGATTTCGAGGATCAACCGATTCTGGCGGGCATGGGTTTCGTTGATTGTGAAGGTGATGGGGAAGTTCCAGGTGGGGTTGGTGCCGGCGTCTCGGTGGACTTGGGTTTTGATCTTGTAGTGGCAGTGGGTGTCGCCGGAGAGTGAAACGACGGCGTAGACATCCATCTTGCCGATGAGGTTGACATCTTTAAGATCCTTCGCTGATGCAATGTTGAGTTCTAAGGTTCTGGACTCcatgctgttgttgttgttgtcgaaTTCAAAGTTGTTTTGTGTTGTGAGGAAATAGTGTGAGTTTTACGTCAACGATGTTGAATTTATAGAACAAAATGAAAGGAGAATTGAATTAGTCTTATCGAATTAGAAGGAATGAATCTTTCTAGTTTAGTTATCAAGTGATTTTGTTGGCGCGTTGTTAGTATTTTAATTGATCTAGATTTTgtgaaaattttgaatttatgggATTTGTTAAATTGTTTTTGAATTTCTTGGATTCAATTTGTAGCTATTAGTTGTTACATtgatgatatatattttttactttgtttttgaaatctaaattcaaatttattgATAAATCGTAATAGTTTTCAATTTACATTCACCCAAACTTACTTATGTTAAATCAAACTTTTTTTAAATGGACTTTAACTATTTTGTAAATATAAGGATTTGATTGCTTCATAATTTTTGCTAATTTGTTGTCTTGTTTACCAATCCTTAGGTAAAATATCAATCAATTCATGCGTCTAAAGAGCAAAATGAGTTTATCCAACTTTGCCTCGAGTGTTATTGATTACTAATAATttggtgttatttttttttgtatacaCCCGAAaatgggttgtctaaatgatctTTGGAAACATTAGGGTTGAATAGTTCATCGTTTTATGTGGATCAGTTACATTTAAAATAAGTGAATTAAaagttttatatttatttataaataattctATTGGTTAATTAGGGTGAGGTTAAGTAATTCTTATAAGTGGTTTAGACAATCCACGTCTCGAAGAGTtgactcaagtggtaagagttaggggactgtttacactgatttttcGTAAAATCAcatgtaaattaattatttcaagGATCAGATCCTATTTCATGGGCTCTCCAAGTCCGACGGCTTACAGGCAATTTATGTGTGTTTTCAAGAGTGAAAAAAGTGATGAAGTTGTCCGGTGACAACTTGAAAGAAACAACACTCCGGTGAGTATTGCAATAGATGTAGAAACAAGTAGAAAtttaaaagaagataaaaaagatTGCAAGGAATCAAAAGGTaatcaaagagaaaacaaataagAACAAAGCAAATTCATTACTGGAATGGTAAATGGTGGAAGGAATCCGTCTACTACACACTCGTTGAAGCCGTTTGCCATAACCGTGGGCTTGAAGGCTTTTTTAGAGCTTTGCAGTCATTTAGGAATCCAACCCTTATCCTAGTTACAAACTAGTATTTATAAAGCTAAAAATGGAACTGCCATTTTAATCCTACGGTTACAAATGAACTGGAAAATAACTACACAATCTATAGCCATTTATTTGGCATGATTACAAAATAATAACTTCCAGCAACAACTCTCCCTAATCTGTAGTGCTCCGCCATGTTGCTATGCTGCTGCCAATTCACCTTGATAACCGTTTGACAATTTGAAAAGCATCAGATTCCACTCCAAGCATTATCATTTAGTAACCGCCCACTCTATGCTACCAATTTGATCAATTACCAATTTGACTTGGTCTTCCAATTTGAGATAACAAACTTCAACCATTAATTTTAAACCAAAGCCACTTTGGTATATCTGAAGCACGTATCCAGTCGAAATACAAGGCATGCAAATAGAAATATATTCAAATAACAAAGTGTTGTTATTGGTTTAAGGTATTTAATTTTGGTATTAACAGGGACATAAGAGTTGAGTGAGATGAAATGTAAAGAGTCTAGGTTCGAACCCGAAGAatatactaatttactaacaactaacattttgcttataaaaaaactaaacaacccacttgaaaaatattatttctgATTCATTgttattttagtcattttataattaataaaatatcatgTCATTATTagaatttgttttttatatattttttagttaattttattCTAACATTTATTTTCACTATCATAATATTATTTAGGTATCTCTTGTACAATCACTCCAAAATTGAAATACGCATATTTTAGGAATTGAATACGTAGTGTGCATCAATAAGTCCAACGCAATCAGTAAATAACTGAGTTTTTAATCATTTAAATGATGGTTTGAGAATTTCACTTATGAGTGTCGTGTATAAAAATTTGTTGGGAGGGAGGTGTAATCATATTATTATGACGGTCAATCATCTCATATATTAATCCGGAAGTAAGGAAGGTATATGAGAAATTAAAAGTAGAATTAAATCATTAGGATACTCTTCAAGCTACACCCGACTCAAAGAACTAAACGACATCTGCTACAGCATTATACTGCCTTTTGACATGAAcctgtttacacggatttttggtaaacaaatatcctcttagttcgactaaaggaagtttagatttcagggtccttttgagaaaacgctttgccaaagtgttgtgtgtgaatgaatgtgttttcgacaacaacgagCAACTCAGGTGAAACTAGATTTCATTGAACACGAGtcaattacaaaacagtcaaataaactaaaataacatgaaaactacatgaactgcagatttcgacaaacgaactacacaaaagaactggaaatcaacaagctgaaatgcagggaaactaaagtgtcggttctgcaacatactcctccatcatcacgttttgctccttgagtctcattgatgcggacattagagctttctggtgaatttttcagagtttgagttgggaaccttgTTTCTGAAtcggattctcctatttatagaatTTCATGCTCTGCGTGTCCTTGACGGTTTTCTCCTCAGTGGATGAgttagtgggtctggtttctcccacgatctgatgcttgctccggaagttctgcgcatggtggtggagatcgtgtgcttcaactgctccaaccgtttcctggccacgttttcgaccatcgtggggagaatttgacttggtcaatgtggcacatgttacatgtgcctgtgtttagcagtaattgttgttgtcgagtTTTGCTGCCCCATTAACTTAGTGCATTTCCCTTTTCCTTCCTtttagtcagaattcgactaCTCTGAGTattttgggctgaatgcgtttttttctttcttgggccaaaatattgggccaacagatgccccccaaaaatgttgattctcgactaccagtCCTTGGAGAGATCAAGCATTTTTGCCCGTGTATTTCGACGGAACTTGACGGCTGTTTGTGACTTTTCCCTTTCTGATTTCAAGTCCCATCAGAGATCCCATCgtttgacttttgctccaatcaGAAGCCTTGACGTCTGACTTCGTCTGTCGTGTGCCGTCTCTACTTTAGAGTAATCATGGCCCTTTTCTAGCCTTTTCATTagggtttgcggttatataataaaataaccgttggatttcaaaaattttTATGCATCATCCTGTAATGCGGCTTCACGTCCGACTATTCacttgcctataaatacgccattgttggcccTCTGCGAGCTTTACCGTTCTTTCAAACATTCAAGTTCTCACCTTTAAGCTTTCAAACACTCAACCTTTTGCCTGATTTTGCTTGTGATCACCTTCAATCGTTTGGTTTCTGTTTTCCCGGTGTATTCTCTGAACATTTCTATGGCTTATGGCTCTGGTTCTGACAATGTCCTCCCTTTGGCTGCTGCATGCGAGATGAATGAAGCCAAACGCACTCCCATTCTAGATCTGCCGTATGACGTGGAGAaacgggctatctggaaatcccaggtatttattcctatttctgtgaatggcaatttacgtgccattttgggccctttgaagaaggcgaagaagggcaggcctaacagtctccctgagggctacgagcattttcaccccagcattcgtggggatgagctcattcttgcatttcaaccttcttaccgcttcccttttctgaaagatcccaaaagggctttcaggtctgcgcctcctaacccatctgctggtgaaggagcctatctgagatggctcaacagggtggaggccagtaagtctgggcattggaaagtgactggcattttcgacctcattcagttgtcgaggtcgccgattacttacaaccctgccatgcttctgagttctcttttcttttgggagcggtccaccaatagctttcatgtcccctttgggatgctttctcccactcttctcgatgttgctgccatcactggcctttgggtggtgggtgaCGATTATCATTCTTCTGCTGCTCCCACTAATCCTATCGCCATTCCGACAGATAACATTGCTTTCAGTAAGTTTATTAAAGATCactatgtcgagaatggtgaagtctctgatgctgagcatgtcgcgtttctactgtattggctttctgctCATGTGTTCTGTACCAAATCTTTGAGGATTCCGGCTAAACTCCTTCCTTTAGCCAATCTGTTACACGAGGGTCGAATTATCGCCATGGCTAGGCTCGTGCTCGGTAATCTCtaccaaatgatcaatgaagcaATCGCCGACATTCGAGATCCTAAGGTGgcgtctttgaatgcagctggtcctttctggcttcttcagctttggatgaatgcggttttTGAACCATCTCTTCCAGCCAAGAACCCTCCTCTTGTGGTGTCCAACACAAGGATCGACGCTTTCAGGCTTGAAGCTCTCACCCCTCCTTATGATGCCTCCACGTTCGAGTTTGACTTTAAgaagtatttcaccatgtttttcgagctgaaaCGTTTCCGCTCGAGCTTTGCACCGTATCACAAACCCTCTTACGAccctcggtggctaaggaatTCATACCCTAATCTTCCCGGTTCGGAGAACCTTTCTCAACACCAAGTCGAGCTTTGGCAAATTATATTGTCTCCCAGGGTGTTAACCATCAACTTTGCCAGTAATGATTTTACTCTTTGCGGTTACAATCCTCAGCTCgtgtctcgacagtttgggctgagTCAAGATTTGCCCAATACCTTGTTCG
This window harbors:
- the LOC130712128 gene encoding flowering-promoting factor 1-like protein 3: MSGVWVFKNGVVRLVENPGGEVVEGSRQGSSVRRNNKVLIHTPTDEAITSYAVLERKLYSLGWERYYDDPDLLQFHKRSTVHLISLPKDFNKFKPMHMYDIVVKNKNVFQVRDM
- the LOC130713556 gene encoding protein SRC2-like, which translates into the protein MESRTLELNIASAKDLKDVNLIGKMDVYAVVSLSGDTHCHYKIKTQVHRDAGTNPTWNFPITFTINETHARQNRLILEIKLLCQRTLAADKEIGDLIVPVRELIDQPGDGKSFQHVSYQVRRPSGKPKGAFNFSYKFGGKFATPANHVPEPVMAYPPPVAGSSGSAPYPGGYPPSAPLYSGGYTYQPSAPVYDGYPGQGGYEYGQPPPVQKPAIGNKFGMRMGLGAGLLGGAIGGMLIGGMMSDAGGCGAGYDGGFGDAGGGF